One Nitrospira sp. DNA segment encodes these proteins:
- a CDS encoding aminotransferase class I/II-fold pyridoxal phosphate-dependent enzyme yields MAGFPIRYSTRIKTLPPYLFAAIDEMKQKALARGVDIINLGIGDPDLPTPKPIIDALARAAADPKNHQYPSYEGMLAFRKAVADWYRRRFNVLLDPGSEVLTLIGSKEGIGHIPLAFVDKGDVVLVPSPGYPVYPVATNFAGGKVHLMPLTKKTEFLPDLKAIPVSVAKKAKLMFLNSPNNPTSVVMGKDYFKQAIAFAQKYRIIICHDAAYSEIFYDGRRPASFLEVEGAKDVGIEFHSLSKTYNMTGWRIGFAVGNKQVLNGLLKIKSNLDSGCFQAVQEAGIAALNLDDSVTDGLRTIYQERRDTLVPGLKQIGLEVDAPPAAFYVWVKVPKGYKSATFTAHLLDKAGIVT; encoded by the coding sequence ATGGCCGGTTTCCCGATCAGGTATTCGACGCGCATCAAAACTTTGCCGCCCTATCTGTTCGCGGCGATCGACGAGATGAAGCAGAAGGCGCTCGCCCGTGGGGTTGACATCATCAATCTCGGCATTGGCGACCCTGACTTGCCGACACCCAAACCTATTATTGACGCACTGGCCCGCGCGGCTGCCGACCCCAAGAACCACCAATATCCGTCCTATGAAGGCATGCTGGCCTTCCGCAAGGCTGTGGCCGACTGGTATCGGCGGCGGTTCAATGTCCTGCTCGATCCGGGGTCGGAAGTACTGACGCTGATTGGTTCCAAGGAAGGCATCGGGCACATCCCGCTCGCGTTTGTGGACAAGGGCGACGTCGTGCTGGTACCCAGCCCCGGCTATCCGGTCTATCCCGTGGCAACCAACTTTGCGGGCGGCAAGGTGCATCTGATGCCGCTTACGAAGAAAACCGAGTTTCTGCCTGATCTGAAGGCGATCCCGGTCAGTGTGGCGAAGAAAGCGAAACTGATGTTTTTGAATTCGCCGAATAATCCGACGTCTGTCGTCATGGGCAAGGACTATTTTAAGCAGGCGATCGCCTTCGCCCAGAAGTACAGGATTATCATCTGTCACGATGCAGCTTATTCAGAAATTTTCTACGACGGCCGGCGGCCGGCAAGTTTTCTGGAAGTCGAGGGCGCCAAGGACGTCGGCATCGAATTTCATTCGCTCTCGAAGACCTACAACATGACCGGCTGGCGTATCGGTTTTGCGGTCGGCAACAAGCAGGTGCTCAACGGGCTGCTCAAGATCAAGAGCAATCTGGATTCGGGCTGTTTCCAGGCCGTGCAGGAGGCCGGCATCGCGGCGTTGAATCTCGACGATTCCGTGACGGACGGCCTGCGAACAATTTATCAGGAGCGGCGCGATACGCTAGTGCCAGGGCTCAAACAAATCGGGCTGGAGGTGGATGCCCCGCCTGCCGCATTTTATGTGTGGGTGAAGGTGCCCAAGGGCTACAAGTCGGCTACGTTCACGGCGCATCTATTGGACAAGGCCGGGATTGTAAC